Part of the Clostridia bacterium genome is shown below.
TTAGATACACCTATAACCAACCTTAGCGGCGGTCAGCGTGCCAAGGTAATTTTGGCAAAACTATTGCTTCAAAAACCCAATCTCTTGCTTTTGGACGAGCCTACCAATTTTTTGGATACTTCTCATGTTGAATGGCTTTCAAAACATCTCAAAAATTATCCAGGAGCTTTTATTGTAGTTTCGCACGACCATGAGTTTTTGAACGCTATAACTAACTGCATTTTGGATATAGAGTTTTGTAAAATCACCAAATATAGCGGCAATTACTCGTCTTTCTATGCTCAAAAAGAACAGCGCAGGCTAGAATATGAGAGAAATTACAATGCGCAGCAGAAGTTTATTGAGCGCACAGAAGATTATATTGCCCGCAACAAGGCACGCGCTTCAACTGCACGTATGGCACAAAGCCGGCAAAAGATGTTAGACAAGCTGGAAAAACTTCCTCCGCCTAACGTTATAAAAGAGCCTGTCTTTAACTTTAAATATACGCCTGTCAACGCCCAAACTGTTTTGGAAGTTAAGAATCTTGAAATAGGATATTATTATCCATTGCTTCCAAAGCTTAATTTCAGCATCAATAACAAGCAGCGTGTTGCCATTACGGGATTTAACGGTATAGGAAAATCAACCCTAATTAAGACACTTATAGGCGAAATTAAGCCCTTAGGCGGCAGTTTTAAATTTGCTCAAAATTGTATAATAGGCTATTTTTCTCAAGACCTTATATGGAAAGATGAAGATGTAACGCCATTAAATTATTTGGGCATGTTGTATCCAAAATGCTCGGACAAAGATATTAGAAAAATGCTCAGTTCAGTTGCCATAAGAAGTGAGCATATGATGCAAAAGATCACGACGCTTAGCGGAGGTGAACAATCCAAAGTCAAACTTGCTCAAATTATTATGAAGCCTTGCAATATATTGATTTTGGACGAACCTACCAACCATCTTGATGTAGAATCCAAGTCAGCTCTTACAAAAGCACTGAAAAAATTTGAGGGTACGGTAATTTTGGTCAGCCATGAAAAGGCCTTTTATGCAGCTTGGGCTGATAAGATTATTAATATAGAAAAACTTATTATCAAGCAATAATCAGGAAAAATAGTTATTTCCAAGATTTAGACGATTTTTTTAAAGTCAAAACATTGACAATTAATCAAAATCGGGGTTATAGTATTATGGGAGTAAGATTATGAAAATACTAATGCATATGTGTTGCGCTCCTTGCGCAATATATCCTTTAGAAAAATTAACTGAAGAAAAGCATGAGGTATTTGGACTATTTTTTAATCCTAATATCCATCCGATAGAAGAGTATAACAAAAGACGGGCTACATTGCAGGAATTTTCCAAAATATATAATATACCCATTGAAATTATTGATGGATTTATGCAATCAGAATGGGAGACATTCACAGGCACGAGCGAAGAGCGCTGCGAAATGTGTTATAGCATAAGACTCCAGCTTACTGCAAAATATGCACTGGATAACGGCTTTGATGCTTTTACTACAAGCCTTTTAGTAAGTCCCTATCAAAAACATGATTTGATAAAAACCCTTGGAGAAAAGTTTGGTAATCAAATTGGCGTGCCTTTTTATTACGAAGATTTTAGGACAGGCTATAGACAAGGACAGCAAAAAGCAAAAGAACTTAATTTGTACCGTCAAAAATACTGCGGATGTATAATTTCTTATAACGAAACAATTTTGCCAAAATTAAAAGCAAAAGCTCAATAAAAAAACCTATCTAAAAAAATAAAAGACCGTTAATTAACGGTCTTTTTATTTTTTGCTTTTAGTGCTGTGTTTTTAAACAGATACTTCCAAGAACTTTGCATCGCCTGTAATCTTAAACGGTAATGTTGCAGGCACAAAGTAGGTTTCGCCTTTTTTGAATTCATATTTGACAATGCTGTCTGTAATTTCACCTTTTCCCTCTAAGAATAGGATAGCACAGAAACTATCGTCGATTTTTCTCTTGTAAATTCCGCTTGTAGTTACTTCTTTTACTGAGAAATATCTGTCTTTAACTAATTGTCTAAATGATTTTTTCTCAATCTTAGGATTTTCTACTTCATAAGGTCCTAAATTAGCAACATCAAGAGCTTTTTCTATATGAAGTTCACGAGGTTTTCCGTCTTTTCCTACACGGTTATAATCAAATAATCTATATGTTACATTAGAATTTTGTTGAACTTCTGCAACAGTCAAACCTGCAGTCATTGTATGAACTGTTCCTGCTGGAATATAAAAGATATTACCA
Proteins encoded:
- a CDS encoding epoxyqueuosine reductase QueH; its protein translation is MKILMHMCCAPCAIYPLEKLTEEKHEVFGLFFNPNIHPIEEYNKRRATLQEFSKIYNIPIEIIDGFMQSEWETFTGTSEERCEMCYSIRLQLTAKYALDNGFDAFTTSLLVSPYQKHDLIKTLGEKFGNQIGVPFYYEDFRTGYRQGQQKAKELNLYRQKYCGCIISYNETILPKLKAKAQ
- a CDS encoding ABC-F family ATP-binding cassette domain-containing protein — protein: MLEVIGLSHSYGDKVLYDNASFSLYNKEHMGLVGQNGTGKSTLIRILTGEILPDKGQIIRNPKAIVGHLDQYAEIDKSHTIESYLREAFADLYKEEQRLNEINKALINNPDKKLIKQASSIMERLAQSDFYAISAAIGKVCAGLGITAMGLDTPITNLSGGQRAKVILAKLLLQKPNLLLLDEPTNFLDTSHVEWLSKHLKNYPGAFIVVSHDHEFLNAITNCILDIEFCKITKYSGNYSSFYAQKEQRRLEYERNYNAQQKFIERTEDYIARNKARASTARMAQSRQKMLDKLEKLPPPNVIKEPVFNFKYTPVNAQTVLEVKNLEIGYYYPLLPKLNFSINNKQRVAITGFNGIGKSTLIKTLIGEIKPLGGSFKFAQNCIIGYFSQDLIWKDEDVTPLNYLGMLYPKCSDKDIRKMLSSVAIRSEHMMQKITTLSGGEQSKVKLAQIIMKPCNILILDEPTNHLDVESKSALTKALKKFEGTVILVSHEKAFYAAWADKIINIEKLIIKQ